Proteins encoded within one genomic window of Oligoflexia bacterium:
- a CDS encoding ABC-F family ATP-binding cassette domain-containing protein — protein sequence MSNLLQVQAGTKSYGPRVLFNDTYFAINEEEHVGVIGPNGAGKTTLFKILTNQETLDSGNIVKSKSLRIGYLAQHDQWGANETVEEYLSKDCVSPLWELKALGNDLGLTEELFAKPITSLSGGYRMRCKLLYLIGQEPSLMLLDEPTNYLDLETTLVLEKFLQGYKGAFLLISHDREFLRRTTDHVLEIETGDITKFNGNLDDYFEQKEMLRSQLEARALSLKEKRDEVLQFVARFGAKASKAKQAQSRLKSLNKMETIELKALPVTAAIKLPPPIRTGKLIMTIDNANLGYGDHVVLKNVNYKLQNGDHLAVVGLNGAGKSTFLKVLAQVMSPLSGKVETGYQVSVGYYAQHVAENLNSKSTVIEAMMAKALPEVTRQEGLNMAGSLLFSGDAIQKKISVLSGGEKSRVALGQILLQKAPCLVLDEPTNHLDFQTVEALTQALMKYEGTLVVVSHDRSFIRRVGTKILEINHGEVNVYPGTYDEYVWSLQKGELSKRAASKESFQTAEVVVEEPKWERPAGFNYKETKKNLDRQLKQCEKSVIEIDSQLANLNLKLAVLNDRIAAGSGDNLSQMTKDLVEIQKQIDELESQWLSNSEKKEETLKSLNDLSNSQSKS from the coding sequence ATGAGTAATCTACTTCAAGTTCAAGCAGGTACAAAATCATATGGCCCCAGAGTGCTTTTTAACGACACTTATTTTGCCATCAATGAAGAAGAACATGTTGGAGTCATTGGTCCAAATGGGGCTGGAAAAACAACTCTATTTAAAATTTTAACAAACCAAGAAACTCTTGATTCAGGAAATATCGTTAAATCAAAATCTTTGCGCATCGGTTATTTAGCTCAACATGATCAATGGGGCGCAAATGAAACCGTTGAAGAGTATTTAAGTAAAGACTGTGTGTCGCCTCTTTGGGAGCTAAAAGCGTTGGGTAACGACCTTGGCCTCACTGAAGAGCTTTTCGCAAAACCAATCACTTCTCTGAGCGGCGGATATCGTATGCGCTGCAAGCTTTTGTATTTAATAGGTCAAGAGCCCAGTCTCATGCTTCTTGATGAACCGACAAATTATTTAGATCTTGAAACTACTTTGGTGTTAGAAAAATTTTTGCAAGGTTACAAAGGAGCTTTCTTACTTATTTCCCATGACCGTGAGTTTTTACGAAGAACAACAGATCATGTGCTCGAAATAGAGACTGGCGATATTACAAAATTTAATGGCAATCTTGATGATTATTTTGAGCAAAAAGAAATGTTACGTTCACAACTTGAGGCGCGTGCACTTTCGTTAAAAGAAAAACGTGATGAAGTTTTGCAGTTTGTTGCGCGCTTTGGTGCCAAGGCAAGTAAGGCAAAACAAGCACAATCAAGATTAAAGTCTTTAAATAAAATGGAAACCATTGAATTGAAAGCGCTTCCAGTTACGGCGGCGATTAAACTTCCGCCACCCATAAGAACCGGCAAGCTTATCATGACCATTGATAATGCAAATCTTGGTTATGGAGATCATGTTGTTTTAAAAAATGTGAATTACAAACTACAAAATGGTGATCATCTTGCTGTAGTCGGTCTTAATGGTGCGGGCAAATCGACATTCTTAAAAGTATTGGCTCAAGTAATGAGCCCGTTATCTGGAAAAGTAGAAACGGGATATCAAGTTTCAGTTGGCTATTATGCTCAACACGTTGCTGAGAATCTTAATTCGAAAAGTACCGTTATCGAAGCGATGATGGCAAAAGCACTTCCTGAGGTTACACGACAAGAAGGTCTTAATATGGCTGGGTCTCTGCTTTTTTCAGGCGATGCAATTCAAAAAAAGATTTCAGTACTTTCTGGTGGTGAAAAATCTCGTGTAGCACTCGGCCAGATTCTACTTCAAAAAGCACCATGCCTTGTTCTTGACGAACCTACCAACCATCTTGATTTTCAAACTGTTGAAGCGCTTACCCAAGCGTTGATGAAATATGAAGGAACACTCGTGGTTGTAAGCCATGATAGAAGTTTTATTCGCCGTGTGGGTACTAAAATTTTAGAGATCAATCATGGTGAGGTAAATGTTTATCCAGGCACTTATGATGAATATGTTTGGAGTCTTCAAAAAGGAGAGCTCTCAAAGAGAGCTGCATCTAAAGAGAGCTTTCAAACTGCTGAAGTGGTTGTTGAAGAACCTAAATGGGAACGGCCCGCGGGTTTTAATTATAAAGAAACCAAAAAAAATCTCGATCGCCAACTCAAACAATGTGAAAAATCAGTTATTGAAATTGATTCTCAACTTGCAAATCTCAATCTCAAACTTGCTGTCTTAAACGATAGAATTGCAGCTGGCTCTGGCGATAATCTTTCGCAAATGACAAAGGACCTTGTAGAAATTCAAAAACAAATTGATGAGCTTGAATCACAATGGCTATCAAATAGTGAGAAAAAAGAGGAGACCTT